From Candidatus Syntrophoarchaeum caldarius, the proteins below share one genomic window:
- a CDS encoding radical SAM protein, whose protein sequence is MKKITLISPDFYAYGAMVIGGTLHDEGYKVEIRKAFDWSLETDVLGLSLGATTHLLDLKAELFKIKHGINPPLIIAGGSLSLVPELIFEYLPEIDFVVIGEGEETTPELLDAVRAGVKDPEGIEGIAFVHDGEVVVTGSRKPFEIEKRSMPFIPPDLKHHDMRGVSTAIETHRGCGGRCSFCLAHRLFGSDIRSRPLEEIVKEVKLLKKHGIESIGLGLETVTQYGWDKGLNEIAFTELLKTVSGILGPKNVKCADVRVDMVSEHALEAIRDYTAGYISFGIESGSNRILNEMNKGINVDRIIEAVEMARDCGIRMVIGAFITGYPGETEDDHEATKELIGELMLEEVFVNIASPIPGTALAARVMELDDDENPVLKMDDTRIGKRHNLTVAERRMLELYLTAIAASPLPSALTDKKYKKVLSGLKDPSREAVLVTRIVKEHRAQSFFQ, encoded by the coding sequence ATGAAGAAGATAACACTTATATCTCCAGATTTTTATGCGTACGGTGCCATGGTTATAGGTGGGACCCTGCATGATGAGGGTTATAAAGTTGAGATCAGAAAAGCCTTTGACTGGTCGCTTGAGACAGATGTGCTGGGTTTAAGTCTTGGTGCAACCACGCACCTTCTGGATCTGAAAGCAGAACTCTTCAAGATAAAACATGGCATCAATCCACCGCTGATTATAGCAGGAGGTTCACTCTCACTTGTACCTGAACTGATCTTTGAGTACCTGCCTGAGATCGATTTCGTTGTAATCGGAGAAGGAGAGGAGACAACACCTGAACTCCTGGATGCAGTCAGAGCAGGAGTGAAAGATCCTGAAGGTATCGAGGGAATTGCCTTCGTTCATGATGGTGAGGTCGTTGTAACCGGATCGAGAAAGCCTTTTGAGATCGAGAAGCGCTCGATGCCGTTCATACCACCAGATCTTAAACATCATGATATGCGCGGTGTTTCAACCGCAATCGAGACGCACAGGGGATGTGGTGGGAGGTGCAGCTTCTGTCTCGCTCATCGACTCTTTGGCAGTGATATAAGATCGAGACCACTGGAAGAGATCGTGAAAGAGGTCAAACTCCTGAAAAAACACGGAATAGAGAGCATCGGGCTTGGACTTGAGACCGTGACACAATACGGCTGGGATAAGGGTCTGAACGAGATCGCCTTCACAGAACTGCTCAAAACAGTGAGTGGTATCCTTGGCCCAAAGAACGTAAAGTGTGCTGATGTCAGGGTGGATATGGTCTCAGAACATGCACTTGAGGCGATCCGTGACTATACAGCAGGCTACATCTCCTTTGGCATCGAGTCAGGCAGCAACCGCATCCTTAATGAGATGAATAAGGGGATAAACGTGGATCGTATCATCGAAGCTGTCGAAATGGCGCGTGATTGCGGCATCAGGATGGTAATCGGTGCGTTTATCACAGGCTATCCTGGCGAGACTGAGGATGACCATGAAGCCACAAAAGAGCTGATCGGTGAGCTGATGCTCGAGGAAGTATTCGTCAACATAGCATCACCCATCCCTGGCACTGCGCTTGCAGCACGGGTCATGGAACTTGATGACGATGAGAATCCGGTACTTAAGATGGATGATACCAGAATCGGGAAGCGACACAATCTCACCGTGGCAGAGCGCAGAATGCTGGAGTTATATCTCACTGCGATCGCAGCATCCCCACTACCCTCTGCGCTGACTGATAAAAAATATAAAAAGGTGCTTTCAGGATTGAAAGACCCAAGCAGGGAAGCAGTTCTTGTTACACGGATCGTGAAAGAGCATCGGGCTCAGTCATTCTTCCAGTAA
- a CDS encoding Phenylacrylic acid decarboxylase → MIEGKLRLILGITGASGVIYGVRLLEVLGREIETHLVISDMGAKILELELGLTLDDLLEHATSVYPNSDLTAPISSGSFQVEGMIIAPCSMKTVAMVANGIAENLIVRAADVTLKEERKLILIPRETPLGRIHLENLLKVVEAGGTILPASPAFYHAPKTIDDLVDFVVGKVLDLFGIEHNLYRRWDLPEQG, encoded by the coding sequence GTGATAGAGGGTAAATTGAGGCTCATTCTTGGAATAACAGGTGCAAGTGGCGTAATATACGGTGTAAGACTGCTTGAGGTACTTGGCAGGGAGATTGAGACGCATCTTGTAATCTCAGATATGGGGGCAAAGATCCTCGAACTTGAGCTTGGACTCACACTCGATGACCTTCTCGAACATGCCACCAGCGTTTACCCAAACAGTGATCTTACCGCACCGATTTCAAGCGGGTCTTTTCAGGTTGAAGGTATGATCATCGCTCCGTGCAGCATGAAAACTGTGGCAATGGTTGCAAACGGGATCGCTGAGAATCTGATCGTTCGTGCTGCCGACGTAACCCTCAAAGAGGAACGAAAACTGATTCTTATACCAAGAGAAACTCCGCTTGGCAGAATTCACCTCGAAAATCTCCTGAAGGTGGTAGAGGCTGGGGGCACAATCCTTCCAGCATCACCTGCATTTTATCATGCACCGAAGACAATCGATGATCTTGTGGATTTTGTCGTTGGGAAGGTGCTGGATCTCTTCGGAATCGAGCATAACCTCTACCGTCGGTGGGATCTTCCAGAGCAGGGGTGA
- a CDS encoding transcriptional regulator, translating to MRERSIHVLDDDDTKIVDLLIKLGFKKNVANVIVFLSKVDGATSRSIEYAADLRQPEVSITMREMHQHNWVLEREIKQGGKGRPIKEYRLAVDIGSIVDEIEALKKREFEEDMDCIRKLKDLIK from the coding sequence ATGAGGGAGCGGTCAATTCATGTGCTGGATGACGATGACACAAAGATTGTGGATCTTTTGATCAAACTTGGGTTCAAGAAAAACGTCGCAAATGTGATCGTCTTTCTCTCAAAGGTCGATGGCGCAACCTCGAGGAGTATCGAGTATGCAGCAGACCTCAGGCAGCCTGAAGTGAGTATCACGATGAGAGAGATGCATCAGCATAACTGGGTACTGGAGCGAGAGATAAAACAGGGCGGAAAAGGTCGACCCATAAAGGAGTATCGGCTTGCGGTAGATATTGGCTCAATCGTGGATGAGATTGAGGCGCTGAAAAAGCGCGAGTTTGAAGAGGATATGGATTGCATTCGCAAATTAAAGGATTTAATCAAGTGA
- a CDS encoding GTPase: protein MEHEIKFENPYSRIPTILSSDELVDKAFRRAKRAKRGKRSSRAGERTMLLTASNILSDNLKNIIRNFPSLNNIPPFFIELTDLLVGVERLKIALGSIDWAANKINEISRRSLREMRRTDPVIVRKRAFGRIGSIMREISEDIDLLSDTRELFRKLPSFRDCPTAAVAGFANVGKSSFVRLISSANPQIAAYPFTTKETSVGEIRKGGEIYQIIDTPGLLDRPLDERNKIEMQAILALKNLTDLIIFIIDPSGTCGYSIEEQIRLLEEIRSDFDLPIVVISNKADLGVEFEGSALAVSATTGAGINEARDLIIEELDRLKSDQ, encoded by the coding sequence ATGGAGCACGAAATCAAATTTGAGAATCCATACAGCAGGATACCAACAATTTTAAGCTCAGATGAGCTGGTGGATAAGGCATTTCGGAGGGCGAAACGGGCAAAACGCGGTAAGCGAAGTTCTCGTGCTGGTGAGCGCACAATGCTTCTAACAGCTTCAAACATCCTCAGTGATAATCTCAAAAACATCATACGTAATTTCCCATCACTCAATAACATACCTCCATTCTTCATCGAACTCACTGATCTACTGGTAGGCGTTGAAAGGCTTAAAATTGCGCTTGGATCGATTGACTGGGCAGCAAACAAAATAAATGAAATTTCTCGTAGATCGCTTCGTGAAATGCGACGAACTGACCCTGTAATTGTTAGAAAACGGGCTTTTGGGCGGATTGGATCGATAATGCGGGAGATTTCAGAGGATATCGACCTTTTATCTGATACAAGAGAACTTTTCAGAAAATTGCCATCCTTTCGTGATTGTCCAACTGCGGCTGTTGCAGGTTTTGCAAATGTTGGTAAATCGAGCTTTGTCAGGTTGATAAGCAGCGCAAATCCACAGATCGCAGCGTACCCCTTCACAACAAAGGAGACCTCGGTTGGAGAGATACGAAAAGGTGGTGAGATTTACCAGATAATCGATACACCAGGGCTCCTTGACCGTCCACTCGATGAGCGAAACAAGATCGAGATGCAGGCGATTCTGGCGCTCAAAAACCTCACAGATCTTATAATATTCATCATCGACCCATCAGGGACATGTGGCTATTCGATCGAGGAACAGATTCGATTACTCGAAGAAATCAGGTCCGATTTTGATCTTCCGATTGTCGTGATCTCAAATAAGGCTGATCTTGGCGTTGAGTTTGAAGGCTCTGCACTTGCAGTATCAGCAACAACCGGCGCTGGTATTAATGAAGCCAGAGATCTGATAATTGAGGAGCTTGATCGATTAAAGTCTGATCAATGA
- a CDS encoding protein containing DUF556: protein MDSEEKFMKLLVSPMNVEEAKSAVAGGADIIDVKNPKEGSLGANFPWVIRDVKGVIDGVPLSATIGDFEFKPGTASLAALGAAYAGAHFIKVGLYGIKTVEEAHEILEAVNKSVKSFDPEKKVVASSYSDYKRLGILSPFELPSIGADVGVDVVMLDTGIKDGRTTFEFLSEDELCGFVSDAHDRGLLVALAGAIRFDDIDAVLRVNPDILGVRGIVCGGDRKSVIRKELVQDLKDRLEA from the coding sequence TTGGATTCTGAAGAGAAGTTCATGAAGTTGCTTGTAAGTCCAATGAATGTGGAGGAGGCAAAATCAGCAGTAGCAGGTGGTGCGGATATTATTGATGTTAAGAACCCGAAGGAAGGGTCGCTTGGTGCAAACTTTCCGTGGGTGATCAGGGATGTGAAGGGTGTAATCGATGGGGTGCCACTCTCTGCAACGATCGGTGATTTTGAATTTAAGCCAGGGACAGCGTCGCTTGCAGCGCTTGGGGCGGCGTATGCTGGTGCGCACTTCATCAAAGTTGGGCTTTACGGGATAAAGACTGTTGAGGAGGCCCATGAAATCCTTGAAGCAGTAAATAAATCTGTAAAGTCGTTCGATCCTGAAAAGAAAGTTGTAGCTTCGTCATATTCAGACTATAAACGGCTTGGGATTCTCTCGCCCTTTGAACTCCCATCGATTGGGGCGGATGTTGGTGTGGATGTTGTGATGCTTGATACTGGAATAAAAGATGGGAGAACCACATTCGAGTTTCTATCAGAGGATGAACTCTGCGGGTTTGTGAGTGATGCACACGATCGGGGGCTTCTTGTTGCACTTGCTGGAGCGATTCGGTTTGATGATATCGATGCAGTGCTGCGAGTCAACCCTGATATACTCGGCGTGCGTGGAATTGTCTGCGGCGGAGATCGTAAATCCGTGATCAGAAAGGAGCTTGTGCAGGATCTCAAAGATCGCCTTGAAGCCTGA
- a CDS encoding beta-lactamase domain-containing protein — translation MKTRIITLSENTPARDGFIGEYGLSVLIERGSEKILFDTGQGTACVRNADLMGVKLDDIGIIILSHGHYDHTGGLKSVLHRTGRVDVYAHPDIFCKRYAIRGDHKRSIGIPFERSELEALGARFILSRDPVHLNDIIISGEIKRQTAFELPDPALFIEDQGTLKPDPFADDQAIAIKTSDGLIIILGCAHSGMVNTIAQLIELTREDRIHTIIGGTHLMFAEKRQIEASIKYLKSIEVGKIGVSHCTGHEASNRLKEAFGDRFFMNNAGSVIEI, via the coding sequence ATGAAGACAAGAATTATCACCCTGAGTGAAAATACACCTGCCAGGGATGGATTTATTGGAGAATATGGGTTATCCGTACTTATAGAGCGGGGTTCTGAGAAGATACTCTTTGATACTGGACAGGGTACCGCATGTGTCAGAAACGCAGATCTGATGGGTGTGAAACTCGACGATATCGGAATAATAATCCTGAGTCATGGCCATTATGACCATACAGGTGGTTTGAAGTCAGTACTGCATCGTACAGGAAGAGTTGATGTCTATGCACATCCCGATATCTTCTGTAAGAGGTATGCGATCAGAGGTGATCATAAGCGGTCCATTGGAATACCATTTGAGAGATCTGAACTCGAAGCACTTGGAGCACGTTTTATTCTTAGCCGCGATCCGGTGCATTTAAACGATATTATAATATCAGGTGAGATCAAACGCCAGACCGCATTTGAGTTACCCGATCCTGCACTTTTCATCGAAGATCAGGGCACCCTGAAACCTGATCCGTTTGCTGATGACCAGGCGATTGCAATAAAGACCAGTGACGGGCTTATTATAATTCTTGGATGTGCACACAGCGGGATGGTCAACACAATAGCACAGTTGATCGAACTCACCCGCGAAGATCGCATCCACACCATCATCGGCGGCACCCATCTCATGTTTGCAGAAAAAAGGCAGATTGAAGCGAGTATAAAGTATCTTAAAAGTATAGAGGTTGGAAAGATAGGTGTTTCGCACTGCACGGGTCATGAGGCATCGAATCGGCTCAAAGAGGCCTTTGGAGATCGATTCTTCATGAACAATGCAGGGTCCGTGATCGAGATCTAA
- a CDS encoding CopG-like DNA-binding domain protein: protein MEPINIRLPEKKLEKIDEIALKNGITRSEVVRQALTIYLTLLENVGNFSGIRGLRIKPSEITATRRRDLLLLRLRNRQVITLGNTSSGGVGNKPGDKLQIDGRVLGRIMARTALIKVVAVGATPIALVCNLTVELAPSGLSIFSGIREESRKIRTVEILEGHTEENFETNETGLGITVVGIADEEELKIGKITPGDLVIAVGRPVVGRDILEKDPIALETVMKLAGSDYVHEILPVGSRGIKREIEDLEQLYGIRIEIKENIRVKLDTSSGSTSAILLMVQKERLNSLIANIGEEFEVIGEVM, encoded by the coding sequence ATGGAGCCGATTAATATACGACTTCCTGAAAAGAAGCTTGAGAAGATCGATGAGATCGCCCTGAAGAACGGAATAACCAGATCCGAGGTTGTGCGCCAGGCGTTAACGATCTACCTCACACTCCTTGAGAATGTAGGTAATTTCTCAGGGATAAGGGGACTCAGGATCAAACCGAGCGAGATCACCGCAACAAGAAGGAGGGACCTCTTACTCTTACGACTCAGAAACCGGCAGGTGATCACACTGGGAAACACATCCTCTGGAGGTGTAGGTAATAAACCTGGTGATAAACTCCAGATCGACGGGAGAGTTCTTGGACGAATCATGGCACGAACCGCGCTGATAAAGGTGGTTGCTGTGGGTGCAACGCCAATCGCCCTTGTCTGTAACCTTACTGTTGAGCTTGCCCCCAGTGGTCTTTCGATATTCAGCGGAATCAGAGAAGAATCACGCAAGATCAGGACAGTTGAGATCCTTGAAGGGCATACCGAGGAGAACTTTGAGACGAATGAAACGGGACTTGGAATCACGGTGGTTGGGATCGCTGATGAAGAAGAGCTGAAGATCGGGAAGATCACGCCAGGCGATCTCGTTATTGCAGTCGGTAGGCCAGTGGTTGGTCGCGATATCCTTGAGAAAGATCCCATAGCGCTTGAAACCGTGATGAAACTTGCAGGATCAGATTATGTCCATGAGATCCTGCCTGTTGGTAGCAGAGGGATCAAGCGAGAGATCGAGGATCTTGAGCAGTTATATGGTATCAGAATTGAGATTAAGGAGAATATCAGGGTTAAACTGGATACATCGTCTGGATCAACAAGCGCTATCCTTCTGATGGTGCAAAAAGAGCGTCTTAACAGTCTAATAGCAAATATAGGTGAGGAGTTTGAGGTGATAGGTGAGGTGATGTAG
- a CDS encoding eRF1 domain protein 2 domain protein, with the protein MFGRPSRKSELEATIQNLNDRIKSLESERDSLSRRLEKEEKRARMAGSDLKECETLLKKAREKITYLEGELERLEGASKNDKAYRETFTLTEQASLDLLYKIGSIKSRKEDLLTIYLKPQETITDLEHAERIPPLGDELEHLVNKPESDTGIAIFRDTGRISLNTFIAIPAFPFEASSWIISDAFDTRPLDELIQKERFFCVLLPHAGETFIGIFNQDDLIEERIVTSSVKEKHSKGGWSQKRFSRLREEDVKKHIKKVADTLGEMMKQWGDTIEFIIVGGEYNLVKEVLADYSEIPMLVRGIDARIGRDRESIEEVRAKALSLKWYVIR; encoded by the coding sequence ATGTTTGGCAGACCCTCCAGAAAGAGTGAACTTGAAGCAACCATTCAGAATTTGAATGATCGGATCAAATCCCTTGAATCTGAACGAGACTCGTTGAGCAGACGGCTTGAGAAAGAAGAGAAACGGGCAAGGATGGCAGGATCTGATCTTAAAGAATGCGAAACACTGTTAAAAAAAGCAAGAGAGAAAATTACATATCTTGAAGGTGAACTTGAGCGACTTGAAGGGGCAAGCAAAAACGATAAAGCCTACAGAGAGACATTCACGCTGACAGAGCAGGCATCGCTCGACCTTCTCTACAAAATCGGGTCGATTAAGTCTCGGAAAGAGGATCTTCTGACGATTTACCTCAAACCACAGGAGACGATAACCGATCTTGAGCATGCAGAAAGGATACCGCCTCTGGGAGATGAACTTGAGCATCTCGTAAATAAGCCTGAGTCAGATACAGGGATTGCCATATTTCGGGACACCGGCAGGATCTCTCTGAATACGTTCATCGCTATACCCGCGTTCCCGTTTGAAGCATCAAGCTGGATTATTTCTGATGCGTTCGATACCAGGCCGCTTGATGAATTGATCCAGAAAGAACGGTTCTTTTGTGTTCTGCTACCACATGCTGGGGAGACTTTCATAGGAATATTCAACCAGGATGATCTAATCGAGGAGAGGATTGTAACAAGCAGTGTGAAGGAGAAGCATTCAAAAGGCGGATGGAGCCAGAAGCGTTTTTCCCGTCTGAGAGAGGAGGATGTAAAAAAGCACATAAAAAAAGTGGCTGACACACTTGGAGAGATGATGAAGCAGTGGGGCGATACAATCGAGTTTATCATCGTTGGGGGTGAGTACAATCTGGTAAAAGAGGTTCTTGCAGATTACAGCGAGATACCGATGCTTGTACGGGGAATAGATGCAAGGATTGGGCGGGATAGGGAGAGCATTGAGGAAGTCAGAGCCAAGGCGTTATCATTGAAGTGGTATGTAATCAGGTGA
- a CDS encoding 2-dehydropantoate 2-reductase codes for MGAGALGSAFGGMLADAGHEVILIGRERYMRPINERGLKITGIWGTHFIKDITAQTEPPADCVPDVVLLATKSFDTEAAISAIEPFINEDTVVISLQNGIGNEEIIAEHIGSERTMGGMVITGFETVRPGEVKVTVAADTTKIGELNNTDSERLKAIVSAFNEAGIPSEAVDNIKMYIWAKALYNAALNPLSAIFRVNYGKLLDPNAFSIIEDLITEAFSVAAAAKVELFWEEPEDYLEYLRSAQIPPTEKHRSSMLNDIEQGKKTEIDFLNGVFVRLGKEHGIPTPVNETITRSIKFLENLSHIIT; via the coding sequence ATGGGCGCAGGTGCACTTGGATCCGCGTTTGGCGGTATGCTGGCAGATGCAGGACACGAGGTCATACTCATCGGGAGAGAGCGATACATGAGACCGATAAATGAGCGCGGGCTTAAAATCACCGGTATATGGGGCACGCACTTCATCAAGGATATTACCGCCCAGACCGAACCCCCCGCTGACTGCGTGCCCGATGTCGTCCTGCTTGCCACAAAGTCTTTCGATACAGAAGCCGCGATCAGCGCGATTGAACCATTCATAAATGAGGATACAGTTGTCATCAGTCTGCAAAATGGTATAGGTAATGAAGAGATTATAGCAGAGCATATTGGCAGTGAGCGTACGATGGGTGGTATGGTGATCACAGGATTTGAGACTGTGCGTCCAGGAGAGGTGAAGGTTACGGTTGCTGCTGACACCACAAAGATCGGTGAGCTTAACAATACAGATAGTGAAAGGTTGAAAGCCATTGTTTCAGCATTCAACGAGGCAGGAATCCCATCAGAAGCGGTAGATAATATAAAGATGTATATCTGGGCAAAAGCGCTATACAACGCCGCATTAAACCCACTTAGCGCGATCTTCAGGGTGAATTACGGAAAATTGCTTGATCCAAACGCTTTCTCGATCATTGAAGATCTGATTACAGAGGCTTTCAGCGTTGCAGCAGCAGCGAAGGTTGAACTATTCTGGGAAGAACCAGAGGATTATCTCGAATACCTCAGATCTGCGCAGATACCACCAACCGAGAAACACAGGTCATCGATGCTGAATGATATAGAGCAGGGTAAGAAGACAGAGATCGATTTTTTGAATGGTGTCTTTGTCAGGCTGGGTAAAGAGCATGGAATACCCACGCCTGTGAATGAGACGATCACCAGATCCATCAAATTTCTGGAGAATTTATCTCATATCATCACCTGA
- a CDS encoding SMC domain-containing protein yields MHLRSLKLWNFRRFREVAVEFPDGVIGIIGQNGVGKSTLIEAIAWAIYGHPASRTKKEQIKRIGAAPSDPCGVLLEFYLGRDEYRIKREMLGQNLVPKAELMVNGEVIAEGERQVTAHLESIIGLDHQSFITSVFARQRELNALSLMGPEERKRLILKMLNIDVIKRALEELRSDKNANRKRMEGIKEAIIDENGIYRLDNLKKERKSCIERKKEIIERQKREKNLLYNCKIRLENLKAEVREMEGKLEAHNNLKQELVAARERLENRRRYLQELERSINTLLEKKKRLDSIADDEKRYHEFGEKKERLENELRMAQESYDKIKRAEFERLKEVEHLQKRLKEMSLQKEEIYLELKALKEADSKLLRLQPIVDVIQELEELMKLREERDKLKEKIDALDLTISEKELEEFENELKTLQKKEIILSTRLKDLTGRIRRVETITGVCPTCSRALDDREKQRIIDRMLDEQERINDELGDVRERIARLSSLDLHTIRLNLDLFKTTSRRLTAIADEESAIMASIGGDHGIEGKAEIQEIRDEYQRLKGRVDARSNLNETFDILNSEIVRVKQRIGELNDEIEDIAVKKREYRRGVESLEDSLSAVVLRFKELEKSFNEIIGLKAEVKRLDELKNTFKDLKVEISEIEAHILSIKKEIDAIGFDKEKYERLRKNEEEVERECHKLEQNMALINNELSLVEYELKSIEEGIKEQNRLINLMDELKAEVASMVRLEEIFKHFEAHMISSIRPFLSDYASTLFSDLTEGRYNGIEIGEAYDIMIQDSGRYYDLKRFSGGETDLANLCLRLAISNIVSGGDEGAGFEFLVLDEIFGSQDSERKRSIMRVLEKLSRRFRQIFLITHVEEVKDFLGSFIKVIEIEERISGVEVG; encoded by the coding sequence ATGCACCTGAGATCACTTAAACTCTGGAACTTTCGGAGATTCAGAGAGGTTGCAGTTGAGTTCCCGGATGGTGTCATTGGTATTATAGGGCAAAATGGGGTAGGGAAGTCAACACTTATCGAGGCAATCGCATGGGCAATTTACGGACATCCTGCATCAAGAACAAAAAAAGAACAGATTAAACGAATAGGTGCAGCACCTTCCGACCCATGTGGCGTTCTTCTTGAGTTTTATCTTGGAAGAGATGAGTACAGGATTAAAAGAGAGATGCTCGGGCAGAACCTGGTACCAAAGGCAGAACTCATGGTAAACGGCGAGGTCATTGCAGAAGGAGAGCGGCAGGTTACAGCCCATCTTGAGAGTATAATTGGCCTGGATCACCAGTCGTTTATCACATCGGTCTTTGCAAGACAGCGTGAACTAAACGCACTATCACTTATGGGCCCCGAGGAACGAAAACGGTTGATTCTGAAGATGCTGAATATTGACGTCATCAAAAGAGCACTTGAGGAGCTGAGATCTGATAAGAATGCAAACAGGAAACGTATGGAAGGCATTAAAGAGGCGATAATCGATGAAAATGGTATTTACAGACTTGATAATCTAAAAAAAGAGCGTAAAAGCTGCATTGAGCGAAAAAAAGAAATTATAGAGCGACAAAAAAGAGAAAAGAACCTTTTGTATAACTGCAAGATTCGCCTTGAGAACCTGAAGGCAGAAGTCAGGGAGATGGAAGGAAAGCTTGAAGCGCACAACAATCTGAAACAGGAGCTGGTCGCTGCCAGAGAAAGGCTTGAGAACAGGCGGAGATACCTCCAGGAACTTGAAAGATCGATCAACACGCTACTGGAAAAGAAGAAACGGCTTGATTCAATTGCTGATGATGAAAAGCGATATCATGAGTTTGGCGAGAAGAAAGAGAGGCTTGAGAATGAGCTCAGGATGGCACAGGAAAGCTATGATAAGATCAAACGAGCGGAATTTGAACGTTTAAAAGAGGTCGAACACCTCCAGAAGAGGCTTAAGGAGATGAGCCTCCAGAAAGAAGAGATCTATCTCGAACTCAAGGCGTTGAAAGAAGCGGATTCAAAACTTCTGAGGCTTCAACCGATTGTCGATGTTATTCAGGAACTTGAGGAGCTTATGAAGCTGAGGGAAGAACGGGATAAACTCAAAGAAAAAATTGATGCACTCGATCTTACGATCAGCGAGAAAGAGCTTGAAGAATTTGAAAACGAGCTTAAAACCCTGCAAAAGAAAGAAATTATCCTCTCAACAAGGTTGAAAGATCTAACAGGAAGGATCAGACGAGTTGAAACGATCACAGGTGTGTGTCCAACATGCAGCAGAGCACTCGATGATCGCGAGAAGCAGCGAATAATTGATCGTATGCTGGATGAACAAGAGCGTATCAACGATGAGCTTGGAGACGTGCGGGAACGCATAGCCAGACTCAGCTCACTCGATCTTCACACGATAAGATTAAATCTTGACCTCTTTAAAACCACCAGCCGCAGGCTTACAGCAATCGCGGATGAGGAGTCTGCTATCATGGCATCAATTGGTGGAGATCACGGGATCGAAGGAAAGGCTGAGATTCAAGAGATAAGGGATGAATATCAACGGCTCAAAGGCAGAGTTGATGCGAGATCAAACCTCAATGAGACGTTCGATATTCTGAACAGTGAGATAGTACGCGTAAAACAGAGAATAGGTGAATTGAACGACGAGATTGAGGATATAGCTGTTAAAAAGCGTGAATACAGACGTGGTGTAGAATCCCTGGAAGATTCGCTTTCAGCGGTTGTTCTGAGATTCAAAGAACTTGAAAAGAGTTTCAATGAAATTATTGGACTCAAAGCAGAAGTTAAGCGACTTGATGAGCTTAAAAACACATTCAAAGATCTTAAAGTCGAGATAAGTGAGATTGAAGCGCATATATTATCTATCAAAAAAGAGATCGATGCAATCGGATTTGATAAAGAGAAATACGAGAGACTGAGAAAGAATGAAGAGGAAGTGGAGCGTGAATGCCACAAACTTGAGCAAAATATGGCATTGATCAATAATGAGCTTTCACTCGTTGAATACGAGCTTAAATCGATAGAAGAAGGGATTAAAGAGCAGAATCGCCTGATCAATCTGATGGATGAGCTTAAAGCAGAGGTTGCATCGATGGTACGGCTCGAGGAGATATTCAAGCATTTTGAGGCGCATATGATCTCCTCGATCAGACCGTTTCTCTCTGATTATGCCTCAACGCTCTTTTCAGACCTTACAGAGGGGCGATATAACGGTATAGAGATCGGTGAAGCCTATGATATTATGATACAGGATTCAGGACGTTATTACGATCTCAAACGATTCTCTGGTGGTGAGACCGACCTTGCAAACCTGTGTTTGAGGCTTGCGATCTCAAATATCGTATCTGGTGGGGATGAAGGAGCGGGATTTGAGTTCCTTGTGCTCGATGAGATCTTTGGAAGCCAGGATTCAGAGCGCAAGAGGAGTATAATGCGTGTACTTGAGAAACTTTCCAGACGCTTCAGGCAGATATTTCTGATCACACATGTCGAGGAGGTGAAAGATTTTCTTGGGTCTTTCATAAAGGTGATCGAGATTGAGGAAAGGATCAGCGGGGTGGAGGTTGGGTAG